One region of Desulfomicrobium macestii genomic DNA includes:
- a CDS encoding rhodanese-like domain-containing protein, which yields MSRQVIDIFPDELEELKNKTRERDYLLIDVRQPGEFAQSHIPGAQLIPLPEIENRMTELDGEKNLILYCRTGGRSSVAAALIKDAGPRQGALYNLVGGIAGWEGKALKDIPHLELFPRDMALSQTLYRAMNMEKGAWLFYNELAQEYKGKELGDMIKDLGGMEEVHARAVFTYWKKNSPTPITDGFEETFERLDGRIMEGGKPISAWMARLGTDPEDRMLRLLELACEIEYYAYDLYRGLAKRDRDSEAVRTYLMLAEQEKAHVRVVTKALDRFFGD from the coding sequence ATGAGCAGACAAGTTATTGATATTTTTCCAGATGAACTCGAAGAACTCAAGAACAAGACCAGGGAGCGCGACTATCTGCTGATCGATGTCCGACAGCCTGGAGAATTCGCCCAGAGCCACATTCCAGGCGCCCAGCTCATCCCGCTGCCGGAGATCGAAAACCGCATGACGGAGCTGGACGGGGAAAAAAACCTGATCCTCTACTGCCGCACCGGCGGCAGATCCTCCGTGGCCGCCGCCCTGATCAAGGACGCCGGACCAAGGCAGGGCGCGCTCTACAATCTGGTCGGCGGAATCGCCGGCTGGGAGGGCAAGGCCCTGAAAGACATCCCGCATCTGGAGCTCTTCCCCCGGGACATGGCCTTGAGCCAGACCCTCTACCGGGCCATGAACATGGAAAAGGGAGCCTGGCTTTTCTACAACGAGCTCGCCCAGGAATACAAGGGGAAGGAACTCGGCGACATGATCAAGGATCTTGGCGGCATGGAAGAGGTCCACGCCCGCGCCGTCTTCACCTACTGGAAGAAAAACAGCCCCACACCCATCACCGACGGCTTCGAGGAAACGTTCGAGCGCCTGGACGGCCGGATCATGGAGGGCGGCAAGCCCATTTCGGCCTGGATGGCCCGTCTGGGCACGGATCCCGAAGACCGAATGCTGCGACTTCTGGAACTGGCCTGCGAAATCGAGTACTACGCCTACGATCTCTACCGGGGTCTGGCCAAACGTGACCGCGACAGCGAAGCGGTCCGGACCTACCTCATGCTCGCCGAGCAGGAAAAAGCCCACGTCCGCGTCGTCACCAAGGCTCTGGACCGGTTCTTTGGTGATTGA
- a CDS encoding mannose-1-phosphate guanylyltransferase/mannose-6-phosphate isomerase, protein MIIPVILAGGSGTRLWPLSRKLYPKQLLPLIDDRTLVQNTLLRLQGLDEVARPIIICNEEHRFIIAEQMRALGVSPAAIILEPVGRNTAPAVAIAAMKALETDPEAVLLVLPADHLIGEPERFHEAVRQAAVHAEADHLVTFGIVPSAPETGYGYILQGPALPDSSARAIERFVEKPDLPTAESYVASGQYFWNSGMFVFRAKAVLSELDRFAPAIVESCRKALELAGQDLDFLRLDRDAFAACPEDSVDYAVMEQTDRGVMVPLSCGWNDLGSWDALWQAGSKDESGNVSKGDVVLCDVHDSYLHAETRLLAAVGLENHIVVETSDAVLISPRDRVQEVKKIVDKLKAENRIEAVSHKKVFRPWGHYESIGDGVRYQVKRIVVAPGQVLSLQKHFHRAEHWVVVQGTALVTRDSEEILLRENESVYLPLGVVHRMANPGKIPLELIEVQVGSYLGEDDIVRFEDVYGR, encoded by the coding sequence ATGATCATTCCAGTCATTCTTGCCGGCGGCTCCGGCACCAGGCTTTGGCCCCTATCGCGAAAACTGTACCCCAAGCAGCTGCTGCCGCTCATCGACGACCGGACCCTGGTCCAGAACACGCTGCTGCGCTTGCAGGGACTGGACGAGGTCGCACGGCCCATCATCATATGCAACGAAGAGCATCGCTTCATCATCGCCGAGCAGATGCGGGCCCTTGGCGTGTCGCCGGCGGCGATCATCCTTGAGCCCGTCGGCAGGAACACCGCCCCGGCCGTGGCCATCGCGGCCATGAAGGCCCTGGAGACCGACCCTGAGGCCGTGCTCCTCGTGCTTCCGGCGGATCACCTCATCGGAGAACCGGAGCGGTTTCACGAGGCCGTGCGCCAAGCCGCCGTGCATGCCGAAGCGGACCATCTGGTCACCTTCGGCATCGTCCCTTCGGCCCCGGAGACCGGGTACGGCTACATCCTCCAGGGACCGGCGCTTCCGGACTCCTCGGCCCGCGCCATCGAGCGTTTCGTGGAAAAGCCCGACCTGCCTACGGCGGAGAGCTATGTCGCCTCTGGGCAATATTTCTGGAATTCCGGCATGTTCGTGTTCCGCGCAAAGGCCGTGCTGTCCGAACTGGACCGCTTCGCACCGGCCATCGTGGAGTCCTGCCGCAAGGCTCTTGAGCTTGCCGGACAGGACCTGGACTTTCTGCGGCTGGACCGGGACGCCTTTGCCGCCTGTCCCGAGGATTCCGTGGATTACGCGGTCATGGAGCAGACGGACCGGGGGGTAATGGTCCCCCTGTCCTGCGGCTGGAACGATCTGGGTTCCTGGGACGCGCTGTGGCAGGCCGGGAGCAAGGACGAGAGCGGCAACGTGAGCAAGGGGGACGTGGTTCTCTGCGACGTCCATGACTCCTATCTGCACGCCGAGACACGCCTTCTGGCCGCCGTGGGCCTTGAGAACCACATCGTGGTCGAGACCTCCGACGCGGTCCTCATTTCGCCGCGTGACCGGGTGCAGGAAGTCAAGAAGATCGTGGACAAGCTCAAGGCCGAGAATCGCATCGAGGCCGTCTCCCACAAGAAGGTCTTCAGGCCCTGGGGGCATTACGAGTCCATCGGCGATGGCGTGCGTTATCAGGTCAAGCGCATCGTGGTCGCGCCGGGGCAGGTTTTGTCCCTGCAGAAGCATTTTCATCGCGCCGAGCACTGGGTGGTGGTCCAGGGCACGGCGCTGGTTACCCGGGACAGCGAGGAGATCCTGCTGCGCGAGAACGAGTCCGTATACCTGCCTCTTGGAGTGGTGCACCGCATGGCCAACCCCGGCAAGATTCCGCTTGAACTGATCGAGGTGCAGGTCGGGAGCTACCTTGGCGAGGACGATATCGTCCGCTTCGAGGA